In Sardina pilchardus chromosome 10, fSarPil1.1, whole genome shotgun sequence, one genomic interval encodes:
- the LOC134094515 gene encoding achaete-scute homolog 1b-like — MESTTITTTEMAPGVCSFGLSERRATITLHAPAQECTLPTAAAYQSKTKVLKRQRSQSPELLRCKRRLSFNGLGYSIPQQQPVAVARRNERERNRVKQVNMGFQTLRQHVPNGAANKKMSKVETLRSAVEYIRALQQLLDEHDAVSAAFQCGVPSPTLSTTYSADPESPQSSTYSSDEGSYEHLSSEDQELLDFTTWFDRY, encoded by the coding sequence ATGGAGAGCACCACCATCACAACTACGGAGATGGCACCAGGTGTGTGTTCTTTCGGACTGTCTGAGCGGCGTGCCACCATCACCCTGCACGCTCCGGCGCAGGAGTGCACGCTGCCAACCGCGGCAGCATACCAAAGCAAGACGAAGGTGCTGAAAAGACAGCGCTCCCAATCGCCCGAGCTGCTGCGCTGTAAGAGGAGACTCAGCTTCAATGGGCTCGGCTACAGCATTCCGCAACAGCAGCCCGTGGCAGTGGCCAGACGTAACGAGCGAGAGAGGAACCGGGTCAAGCAGGTCAACATGGGCTTCCAGACCCTGCGCCAGCACGTGCCGAACGGCGCCGCCAACAAGAAGATGAGCAAAGTGGAGACACTCCGCTCCGCGGTGGAGTACATCCGCGCGCTCCAGCAGCTCTTGGACGAGCATGACGCTGTCTCGGCGGCGTTCCAGTGCGGTGTCCCGTCGCCGACTCTGTCGACTACCTACTCCGCGGACCCGGAGTCGCCTCAGTCATCAACGTACTCCTCCGACGAAGGAAGTTATGAGCACCTTAGTTCGGAGGATCAGGAACTCCTGGATTTCACCACTTGGTTCGACAGATactga